The DNA region AACGTTTGGCTGCTGTTCCACACGAGTCTCACTGGGGTCGTGACAGAGGGCGGGTTCGGAGCAATAAGGTGACTGGAACTGGCCCGTTCCAGCTGAACACCGTGTCCTCGGACAATTTCATTTCAACCCTTCGATCAACCATGTCGCGCACTTGAGCAGTGTACTTAGGTTTCCACTCGGTTCTTTGGCTCGTTGCTTTTCCGTCCGGAGAAACGTAGCTTCGACTGTTCTTTTATTGTTTGGCAAGGAAGCTGGGTCTTCCAACCAAGGATACCTGGCGTGTCAACGTGGTTCCTTGCTGTGGCGGTCACCTGTGACATAGGTGAGGCCTCTTCTTACAACTTCAGGTTCCCTCTCTTCAGCCAGAGTCATTCATTCCTTTGCCGCCCGGCTGGCAGTTTCCGCAGCGGCAACCCCGGCATCTTGGCTCGCATGCTGCGCCAATACGATCCCACTTCCTCCACTCCAGGAAGTCCCGGTTGGTGGTTGAAGTACCTGACTCCTGGAGCTTGATGCCATCCTGTCTGTTTGGTGGAAGTTGCTCTGGGACTCTGCTGGTGAGCTCCTCGTACTGGACAGCAGCCGCTCTCATTGACCTTGCAAACTGTGACTTGGACATGGGGACCGCCACAGACAGCTACTCAAAGAGGTCAGGATGTGCTCCTCTGGCCATCTTCCCCAGGGGTCCGTCCCACAGCACGAGGTCTCCAACAGCTCCGACTCTCTGAGACGCCAGCTGACCTTCTCTATGGCTTATGAGTAAATCTATTTCTCTGGGTCGCACAAGTTCATCAGGCGGTATGTCTGGGAAGAATTTCTGCAGTTGCTTCGGTGTCacaagtttgtggagatttgtggagtCTAGACAATAACAAACCGATTGCTGTGATTTGAGAGTGCCCTTGGGTGTGACGTTTAGAAGGTACCGCTTTGTCTCCACCTGAATCTTCATCCCCGCAACCCCATGGACGACGAGAGTGATTTCCTCACTCCTGAGGTTCAGTCCACTTGCAGCCTTCTGGGTTGTATAATTGCTGTCTGAAGCCAAGTCAATTAACGTCCCTATTTTTTGTCCAGCATCAGCTGTGACTTCGAGAAGTCACTGGCATCTCTTACAATCCACTTTCCACCGGAAGGCCCGGCTTATCTTTCACAGTGCTGAAGGCTCAGGATGCAGTGTTTGAAAATACATCGCAACACTGTTTGGCCAATTCCGGTGAAAGTTTACTGAAGAACTCCTCTTGATCCTCTCTATATTTCTTCCTGCCTTTATCTTCCTCTGGAACGAATCTGCTCTTTCCCTGACCTGCGCTGCTTTTCTTTATTTCAGCATTGGGGCACAGATAGTAATGATGCTCGGGAGTACGCTCATCCTTGCAGTCTTGGTCTTTACACAGACAGGCGGGTTTGCAGTATGAACAGTCATCATGGACCTCGAGACACCTCTTGCATGCCGCCACCTTTCTTACTGCAGCCTTTTTCTCTCGTAGCTTTGGCGCTCGAAACCGTTTGCAAAAGTGGAGCTTCCTTTTGTGCTTTCCATCACCGCAGACGACACACCGCGCATGGTCGTCGCCTGACTTGGTAGACTTGGCTCAGCCCTGGTTTCTCTTCTACTCGGATCTTCATCCCTCAGTTGCTGCAGCTGCTCATATACGCTCTCTTGCTCTTTGAGGAATTCCAAGAGACTGTCAAACCGATTATAAGGTGCCACAGCATTTCCCCCGTCAGCGACATAGACCAGCCATTCCTTTTTGACAGTTTCTGTAAGTTTACTTTCAATTGAACTTGTCACCAGTGGATTTTTGATAGCACCCGTGTCTCCAAGGCCACTCAAGTCTTGTCGTGCCTACTCCACAGTTTGAATTAATTCCAATATTTTCCGTGGCTGAcgatttctggcattttctgtaacTCCTCCACTATTTCAACAGCAATGCGCGTTCGATTCCCATAGCGGTTTTCGAGAACACGGAAGATGTCATCAGCAGTGTGATAAGTAGAGAGGCGAAGGTCTCTTCTGATTTTGTGGTCAAGACTGTCCGGTGGTTGAATCTCTATCACCTCTCTTGAACAGGTCGGCTCTCCCTGCCTCTGCAGTGCTTCCCAGCCCTTTTTCCATCTGTGAAAATCACGTTTTCTCCCAGTAAACTTGGGAAGGGCCGTCGGTTTCAGTCTGCTGGCGGGCGTGGGAAAATAGGAGGAAAAGCCCAACGCCGTTGGGGTTAGTCTTTCAGCATCCTCATTTCTCCTTTCTTTCTTGGAAACCAACTTGGGGATGTGGAGTTCGAGCCACTTTAGGCGATTCAGAAGGTGCTTCCGATCACCTGGCGGGATCCATCATTTCCACCGACCATGCACCTCCTTCGCTGTCTGTACCAGTCCTTGCAGGTGGTTAAGCAAGATGTCATACGCCTCCTAGTGGCCATCGGGTTGTACAGCAGCGACGTTTTCACATTCATCCTCTGCTGCTTGTAGTGCTGTGAACAGTTCAACATTTCCAAAGTTATTCCAAAGAGTCTCCTGGATTACGTTTCTGATCTCCTTCAGTTTCAACTCAGACTCATTTGCCGTCTTTGCCAGGTCGGCTTTTTGCTGTTCAGTTAACACGGCTACTTTCTCTGCGTTCAGCTCCGCCTCCCGTTCCACAATGAATCCGGCCTCCACATCATCATTGGCTTCCATGACTTTCTCGGCTTCTGttgtgagtttattgaaactgacTCTGAGATCCTCTTCAGACATGTTTTGATGGGCCCTGGTAATACTGTTGGCCAGACGAGAAAATACTCATTTTGCTGTCGTTCGCATTACCTTGAGTTGCTCAACTGATTTCCCAATAGCCTGATCAGCCATGTTTGATTCCACCTGCAGGCTGTTCACAGGTGAAAGGGCAAGTACAACTTTTTAATGGCGCTTTGATGTTGTTTTATCTCAACTTGATTTTCTTCCTTTTTGAGGATTCCAAGTTATTGCTCCTACTGCTCCAGCTCAAGGCTCCCAGATTTCTGTTTCCTGGTCCTCCAGCTTCCCGGTCAAAAAGTTTTATTTTTCCCCACTGACAAGCAGCATTTTCactgtcaacacacacaaaacgctggtggaacgcagcaggcctggcagcaactataaggagaagcgctgtgtgtgttgcttgaatttccagcatctgcagatttcctcgtgtttgccttttcaCTGTCAACCAGTTTTTCACTGTCAAGTCGGAGTTCTTGTTCTGTTGTTTGAACATGTGCAGCTTCCCCACTTGAAAGAGATTGAATGCGCCTACCTAAAGGTTTTTAActggattccactcaatgaccaaacaacGTTTCCTTATATTTTTCGCAACTGCGGCAGTTTTAAAGTTCCGTTAGTTCTTAGTCATAAGTCATAAAAAATGTCATAAGTAATCAGTCATAAGTTTTCATTAGGTTAAGGTTAAGGTTGAGGTgaaaaactggctgcctctcGGATTTTGTAGACGAATTCGGACCTGCACCTCGGTTTCTCTACTGAACCGCTATGGCCTCCGACCGGGCGAACTCTCTCGAAGGTTCGCGAGCTCTTAAGCCCCACGTCATCTCCAAGAAGCGCCTGCGCGCGATGGGCCCCGTGTCGGAGTTAACTCAAACGCAGTGACAGCGGTGCTCTTTTCCATGAAACGGGCTCCAGTTATTTAAAGTTCGGCATCTTACCGCAGATTCCAACGCTGCTCTCGGACTGCCGGCGTGATGATGCAGGGTCCGCCAAACTGTTTCAGGCAGTAGGTTCTGTCTGGTCTATCAGTAAATTCTTGTTCTTGCTTTTAACCatttaaatattattttcttttgcctctgTGTCCCAATGCTTTCTAGAAACTCAAGTTTGACTTGACACTCACCTTACTCCCCACCGCTCCACCATCTCACCACAATACCACAAGTCATAGGAACTGAAATACTCATTCCGTCCGttgagtctcctccaccattcgatcacgaCTATTggattatccctctaaaccccgttcTGCTGCCGCTGCCCCGTCACCTTCGACACTCGTATTAATCAACAACGCACCATTTATTTACTTAAAGCCTATTACTCCGCTGGGTTTAGGACAGCAAtgcagaggttcaccaggatgttgtctggattagaggcatGAGCTGCTGTGTAAGGAGAGttcggacaaacttgggctgttttctctggtgtGGGGGCGGCTCAGGGTGAGCTGAGAGAGCTTGATCAGATTACcagaggtatagacagagtagagaGCTGCCACTTTTAACCTTCTGCGTCAAAATGTCCAATAGCAGAGATCATGCAtttagagagattgcagaagaGGATCAccaggatgttggctggattagAGGCATGAGCTACTGTGTAAGGAGAGttcggacaaacttgggctgcttCTCTGACGTGGAGGAGGCTCAGGGTGCCCCGACACGGCTTGATAAGATTAaaagagatatagatagagtagatagctgCCATTGTAAATCTTCGGGTCAAAATACCTAATACCAGACAGCATGCATTTAGGTAGATGAGGggcctgtggaatttattgccactgacGGCACAGTTGCCAAGtcattatttaaagcagaggttgatcagtGCTTGatcagtaaaggcatcaaaggtcatggggagagggcagggaatggggttgagaagggaaaTAAAAGACACACGGGCAGACTCATTTAGGGGCTCTTGTCTGGCACGGAGCAGTGGGGCTGAACACCGTTTTCCACTATCGGACCTTCACTGAGACCATTTCCCATCAGTACATGTTTTACCAACAGTACATTTCAATGttcaagttcaatgtaaatttattatcaaagcgtgTTAAGCAGATGTTATCGAACAATTCCTTTTCTTGTTGGCAAGGTGACTCAATGCTCACCCCCAATCTTGGGGAGGGAATGGGACCAATTCcagaggggagggttgggtgaGTGTGGGACTTTGTGAAGGAGTCCGAACTCCAtcctcctcattccccttccccttctcactcccctccctcccactccactgatgtgtttgtgagagagacagagagacctgTGTGCCCAGTCACATTCCGTTAGTGATGTGCTGTCCCTACTCACACTCCTCACTCCTCTGTACACAGCAATCCTCACAAGctcaaatgatccaaaaatcttatcccctccctcctgcaccaactctttagccacgtgttaaactgtataatcttctgaTCCCTGCCACATCACACGGacagcagtcctgagatcacagACCTGGAGGAGTTGTCCTTTCAATTAGCACctcactccctgaactcccttaaCTTAACCTTGTTACTCTACCAGCCCATATCATTgttacccacatggaccacgaccttcactgttcaccctccTGAGGAATGCTGAGCACTCAACCTGAGATGACCCAGATGCCAGCATGCAGGAGGGAATTTCATTCATCCTGGAATTTCATTCTCACCTACAGAACATCCTGTCAGTTCCCTGAGCTAACAAGCCACGTATCaacacagctcacctcttctcctccctgcCCTTCTCAGTCTCAGAgccatgctcagtgccagagaccctatTGCTGTGACTTTTCTTTGCCAGGTCATCCCACCATCCCCGACTGTACCTAAAGTGATACCTGTGTTGTTCAGAGGGATGGGCACAGGGGGAAACAGAGAGTCCAGTTTCTTCCTCACtgtcacccagttccctgtgCCGTGCACCTTGGGTGCAAATACCTCTCAAATGTCCtacctatcaccccttcagcctcctgaatgatctggagttcatccagttccagctgcaACTCCGTAATGTGGATTGTTcggagctgaagctggatgcctttctcacaggtgtagttatcagggacacAGCAGGGtcctctgccttcccacatcccagaaaGCAGCTTTCCACCACCCCGCCTGTCATCTCCACTGTTTCAACTGAGAAAATGTAAAGAAGGGGCAAAAAAAATTCTACATCCATCATgattttgccttctctgactgaCTGCTCTCCCCACTGAAACCTCAAAGAATTAAAGCCTCAAAGTCTCCgctccaactctgtccactccaacagtgACAGCTCCATTTGCTCCAGCTAATGAAGGTTTTCTTGATAATCCATCCTGACTGTGGAGTGGCCACCGCTGAAAGCTCAAAAATAACCAGCCCTGAACCACTGCCTTTAATACTCCATTGGTGAACCTGAGTGAATTACGTCCTCTGAAGCTTATGATCTCTCAGATTCACGTTGGGTCAAAGCTTGATACGGTGACACAAGGATGAATGACTGATTGAAACCCATCCCAGTCAgagcaggtgaccaccctcatcacagtgtgaacccaccactgtctctgcagtgtggatcagtgtgtgaatgccttcccacagtctgagcaggtgaccaccctcatcacagtgtgaacccaccactgtctctgcagtgtggatcagtgtgtgaatgccttcccacagtctgagcaggtgaccaccctcatcacagtgtgaacccaccactgtctctgcagtgcggatcagtgtgtgaatgccttcccacagtctgagcaggtgaccaccctccccacagtgtgaacccaccactgtctctgcagtgtggatcagtgtgtgaatgccttcccacagtctgagcaggtgaccaccctccccacagtgtgaacccaccactgtctctgcagtgtggatcagtgtgtgaatgccttcccacagtctgagcaggtgaccaccctcaTCACAGTGTGAAtccaccactgtctctgcagtgtggatcagtgtgtgaatgccttcccacagtctgagcaggtgaccaccctcatcacagtgtgaacccaccactgtctctgcagtgtggatcagtgtgtgaatgccttcccacactctgagcaggtgaccaccctcaccacagtgtgaactcaccactgtctctgcagtgtggatcagtgtgtgaatgccttccgacggtctgagcaggtgaccaccctcaccccagtgtgaacccaccactgtctctgcagtgtggatcagtgtgtgaatgccttcccacactctgagcaggtgatcacactcaccacagtgtgaacccaccactgtctctgcagtgtagatcagtgtgtgaatgccttcccacagtctgagcaggtgatcacactcaccccagtgtgaacccacctctgtctctgcagtgtggatcagtgtgtgaatgccttcccacagtctgagcaggtgaccaccctccccacagtgtgaacccaccactgtctctgcagtgtggatcagtgtgtgaatgccttcccacagtctgagcaggtgaccaccctccccacagtgtgaacccaccactgtctctgcagtgtggatcagtgtgtgaatgccttcccacagtctgagcaggtgaccaccctccccacagtgtgaacccaccactgtctctgcagtgtggatcagtgtgtgaatgccttcccacagtctgagcaggtgaccaccctccccacagtgtgaacccaccactgtctctgcagtgtggatcagtgtgtgaatgccttcccacagtctgagcaggtgaccaccctccccacagtgtgaacccaccactgtctctgcagtgtggatcagtgtgtgaatgccttcccacagtctgagcaggtgaccaccctccccacagtgtgaacccaccactgtctctgcagtgtggatcagtgtgtgaatgccttcccacagtctgagcagttgatGTTCAGTCAGTTGAGATGTCTGAGCgaattcattcccacaatcaGAACAGGTGACTGGCAtcgcccagtgtgaactcgctgatggacTTTCAAGcctgatgaccgagtgaatccctttccacaatctaagcaggtgaacggtttctccccagtgtgaattcggcagTGCCTCAGCAGGTTGGATGACgcagtgaaccccttcccacattcacagcacgtgaacggcttctccccagtgtgaattcggcagtgcttcacaaggtgggatgagtcagtgaatcccttcccacattcacagcatgtgaatggcttctccccagtgtgaattcggcagtgcttcacaaggtgggatgagtcagtgaatcccttcccacattcagagcagctgaacggcttctccccagtgtgaattcgctgatgtactttcagaTGAGATGACTGGGTGAACCCCTTGCCACATTGAAagcagctgaacggtttctccccagtgtgaactcgctgatgttcagtcagttgagatgaccg from Hypanus sabinus isolate sHypSab1 chromosome X2 unlocalized genomic scaffold, sHypSab1.hap1 SUPER_X2_unloc_26, whole genome shotgun sequence includes:
- the LOC132385833 gene encoding gastrula zinc finger protein XlCGF8.2DB-like, with protein sequence MSFTCLDCGKGFTRSSTLQRHQRVHTGERPFTCSECGKGISDSSKLVRHYRVHTGERPFTCSECGKGFARSSQLTEHQRVHTGEKPFSCFQCGKGFTQSSHLKVHQRIHTGEKPFSCSECGKGFTDSSHLVKHCRIHTGEKPFTCCECGKGFTDSSHLVKHCRIHTGEKPFTCCECGKGFTASSNLLRHCRIHTGEKPFTCLDCGKGFTRSSGLKVHQRVHTGRCQSPVLIVGMNSLRHLN